The nucleotide sequence TGTTCCAGTAACTGAGGCCGGCTTACAGAAGCTTGATCACATCAAAATGAACATCAGTGATTTTTTACCATAGAAGCTGTGGGAACAGCCCTGCCCTTTATTCAGATCCTCAGCTATTCTTTACTTGATGCACACAGTACACTTCGAGTTCCAAATAATAACTGAAGCTTTAAGTTCAAGAGTACATAAATGTGGAATGATACCAGAAGCTCAATCAGCTTCAATCCAACTGTGGATGGGTCTTTGCATCTCGCCAATAAGAGTGGGTTTTTCAGAGATCTCTTAAACAGAAACATCAGATTTGGCCTCCCTTACTTCCAGTGAAGATATGAAAACAATTTGACAATGCTTGACTGAGAGGATTCACTTTACTGATGACAGACTGAAACGTCCTCAACACTGTCCCGTGTCAGACAAAGACAGGAATCCCTTAAATACTGATGGATTCTGTCCGAACACAAAGTTCAGTTAGCCCCTCTTCTGTGGGAGGCACCtcagggtgggggagggggggggcagtgtgagAACACATTGGATAAGAGTGGGACTGTGCCATGACCAGTCTGCTGTACCTCAAGTCAACTATTGCCTAGACGTCTAATCCCACTTGGTCACAAGCGTTCATTTCTACGAAGCTTTGGCCACACCTACTAACGCTGGCCTAAGGGTGCGACCATGAAGCTTGTAGCCAACTTTGGTTACTACGGCAACGCTGCCAGGCTCCTTGCCCTCCACGGGGGCATGGAAGAGGGCTTCATGCTCATAGGGATCAAACTTCTGGCCGTGGGGGTTGAGCCTGACCAGACCGTGCTTCGTGAACACCTTCTGGATCTGGACCTCGGTCATCACCAGGCCGTCGTACAGGTTCTTGAGGTGAGGGTTCTCGCTTGACACCTCCTCCTTGGGCACGCTTTCTGTGGCCTTCTCCAAGATGTCGGCCACCTCCAGCAGGTCTTTACAGAAGCCCTGGATCCCTGGTGGTAAAGTCAGAACATGATTTAACGCTCTAACTTCACTTGATAAATATTCACAACAGGTCCAAATCAGCCCTCGCTTATCAGGCCACAAAATATAAGGCTCCCCTTGCTTTGCCCATCCTTATGGATGACATAATAATGAGTAAATTAATCACATTATAGGCCATACTCAAAGTGTTTATGtagttacttttattattatctttcattacgtttgttttttaaattgtgagATAGTTATGGTGAGAAGAGAAGAATAATGAGAGGAAAAGTGATGTGATCAGATTTAAGTAGTTTGtgaataaatatcaaaataagaCCAAATTGACCTCTCCACAATTATATTGACAATCTGAAAATTTGAGCTCTCTGGTGACATCTAGGGGCTGGAAGATAGAAGTGTAGAATGTTCATCTAAAGTAGTCCTGTTGGGGGAGACACATTATTAtcttattaattttatatactgttataatacCCGAAGGgcaattaagaatgcacactctagtgtgTTAGtgacacgcatgcatattagtgtgtataggtctctgtaatacacacaaccacatacaggggggcctgtaagcatgcaatggagGGTacagtggcgggcagccccttcgTGGAGCGCCCGAAGAATTGGAGTGCATGTTATGTGGATCCTGCTGACACGATGAACGGGTTATTACCATATAATTTAGCATCGTCTACCATCTTTTGACTCCTCGTCCTGAGGTTCTCTGTGTCTGCCAAGGCCCGCTTGTACTTGTCCTGTGAAAATGGCAGAAACAATAACCAAAGAAACACATTAAGCCGAGCTTACAACTTTgagtacttttattttttttaaaaaacaaaaaactattaaGCTGATTAACTTACACTCTTGCAAACATAAGTCACGGTATTTAAGACGTCATCCTGGAATCATTCATTTGAACCATGTGGAAGCCTCACTTTACAAAGGTTCAACTTTGTCAACAGGTTAAACAACAATCTTCATGACTTGCTGggaataaaatgtctttttcagaACAgcagataaaattaaaaaaaaaaaaaaatagcactgCAGCTTGTCCACTGGCAGTGACCCTGACTGATGCTTACCGTCATGTCCTtgagctgctcctccagctggctcttctcctccaccagaACTTTCTCTGCTGACTTCTGCTCAGGcttctccgcctcctcctcagaCCCGTGGCCGTTCTTCTGCTGGGTGGCAGTACACAACAATCTTGGAGATGCTCTAAATTGAGCAGGGCACAAGAAACAGAATCGGATGCTCATTTCAGGCACATCTGAATACAGTTTCACTAACACAACGTCAAAATCCACTTGACAGAAGGAACACTAGCTCAGAATGTTAACGGAAACGCCATCCAAGTTTTCCTCGATCACTTCTGATTGTCACAATATGTCGTCATGCTGTTTCTAGCAACATGctaaaaatgacacacacaaaaacacgctGGTTAGGCTtaatagttgtgttttttttgtcgttttaTCTGAAACAGAAACGTCTCATAAGGTCATTTGTATTATTCACGTAAAGGTCAACTTTAAGGTTTTCATGGTCGGTTACGAAAGCTAATGTTGCTAGCTGGCTACTACGATAGCACCACCAGATAACACGAATTGTTCATCCTGTCAACATGAATGTCGGTGAATTAAATCAACAATCAAATCTGTTACCTTATTAAAGTATGGGACGCTACCAGGGAGTAGCTCTGTCTCACCGCTCGGACGCACCAGCTCGCCATTTTCTACAGTCCACAACTCCGCAGCTAGACCTCCGTGCGTCCACGCTGAAGGGACACTCACCCATGATGGCGGCAGAGTGAGATTTACACCAATCAGAATCTGGAACTATGACCCGCCTTATAATATAACCAATCACAGTTGTTTATTAGTTTCGCAACACATTTGAAGTTTGGTTGAGGTTGAGGTTAAAGGTGACTGGTGAAATGAGGACTGTTACAGGACGTGAAGGTTAACCATCACGATTTACACTGCTTTACACTGTTTTACCGGCAGAAGATCATTATTTGAAATTTTCaagttttaattttctcttgTCAGATTTCTCTTAAATTAGATTatataaaatgaacacaaaaaaaaattgggccATAACTTGTTGATTTCTTCCACCCATTTGCCAGGAGGCCCAAAGAAACTCCATCCaaatctgttcataactttttcagattctgtttgctttgcagcatcaacagctgactctggctgttgttgtagGATGTGAAAATTTATCAAATTGTAAGGAGCTAAATCTTACTGTAAATTAatctgaattgaattgaataatgTGTGACACTTAAGGGTAGATATTCGAACTATACGTATGGACTTTaatatgttttgtttgtatttattgtacagtaacatggtaTGTTCTTTTATCAGTTTTCTAGAAATTTTAATGTATAATTGTGACAACTTAACACAGAACGacctgagagtagggatgttgaatgttggaactatgacaggaaagagtagagagttggttgacatgatgcagaggaggaaggtagacataaagtgtgtccaggagaccaggtggaaaggtagcaaggcttgaagtttaggagcagggttcaagttgttctatcatggtgtagaaaggaaaagaaatggagtaggagttatcttcaAGGAGGAGTTTGATAGGAATGtgttggaggtaaaaagagtgtcggatagagtgatgagtctgaaggtagacatagaaggtgtgatgttcaatgttgtttgtgggtatgctccacaggtaggatgtgagctggaggagaaggagaaattctggttggactttgatgaagtaatgcaaaGCATAccaagaagtgagagagttgtcattggtgcagacttcagtggacatgttggtgtagGAACACATGTCCATGAGTgatgaggtgatgaggaggtgatgggcaggtttggtatccaggagaggaacgcagaagaacagatggtagttgactttgggaaaaggatggaaacggctgtagtgaatactttcttccagaggaggcaggaacatagggtgacctataagagtggaggtaggagcaaacaggtagactacatcttgtgtagacggtgtaacctgaaggagatcagtgactgcgtAGTAGTGGTAGGGGAGAGTGTAGCctaacagcataggatggtggtgagtaggatgactctggtggtgaggaagatgaagaaggcaatggtggaagctgaaaaaggaaaagtattgcatgacttttaggaatgagttaagacaggctctgggtggtcaggaggtgcttccagatgactggacaactacagctaatgtgatcagggagacaggtaggagagtacttggtgtgtcatctggaaggaaagtagataaggagacttggtggtggaatgaggaggtacaggagtgacAGGAGGGtataaagagaaagaggttagaAGAGgttatatgtatacagtatatatatgtatatatgtattttttttatttatttatttgttgtacagtatatatgaataATTGTCTGTAATTTTCGTATaatgtggttttatttaataCAACATTACTTACCATTATCCAGTTATCTGTGGGTGAGTGTCTTTTCTTTGGTccacacatattttaaaaataatgacatccacac is from Antennarius striatus isolate MH-2024 chromosome 23, ASM4005453v1, whole genome shotgun sequence and encodes:
- the grpel1 gene encoding grpE protein homolog 1, mitochondrial, coding for MASWCVRAVRQSYSLVASHTLIRASPRLLCTATQQKNGHGSEEEAEKPEQKSAEKVLVEEKSQLEEQLKDMTDKYKRALADTENLRTRSQKMVDDAKLYGIQGFCKDLLEVADILEKATESVPKEEVSSENPHLKNLYDGLVMTEVQIQKVFTKHGLVRLNPHGQKFDPYEHEALFHAPVEGKEPGSVAVVTKVGYKLHGRTLRPALVGVAKAS